From Symphalangus syndactylus isolate Jambi chromosome 17, NHGRI_mSymSyn1-v2.1_pri, whole genome shotgun sequence, one genomic window encodes:
- the LOC129465413 gene encoding keratin, type II cytoskeletal 6B: MASTSTTIRSHSSSRRGFSASSARLPGVSRSGFSSVSVSRSRGSGGLGGPCGGAGFGSRSLYGLGGSKRISIGGGSCAISGGYGSRVGGSYGFGGAGSGFGFGGGAGIGFGLGGGAGLAGGFGGPGFPVCPPGGIQEVTVNQSLLTPLNLQIDPTIQRVRAEEREQIKTLNNKFASFIDKVRFLEQQNKVLDTKWTLLQEQGTKTVRQNLEPLFEQYINNLRRQLDSIVGERGRLDSELRNMQDLVEDLKNKYEDEINKRTAAENEFVTLKKDVDAAYMNKVELQAKADNLTDEINFLRALYDAELSQMQTHISDTSVVLSMDNNRNLDLDSIIAEVKAQYEEIAQRSRAEAESWYQTKYEELQVTAGRHGDDLRNTKQEIAEINRMIQRLRSEIDHVKKQCANLQAAIADAEQRGEMALKDAKNKLEGLEDALQKAKQDLARLLKEYQELMNVKLALDVEIATYRKLLEGEECRLNGEGIGQVNISVVQSTVSSGYGGASGVGSGLGLGGGSGYSYGSGLGVGGGFSSSSGRATGGGLSSVGGGSSTIKYTTTSSSSRKSYRH, translated from the exons ATGGCCAGCACATCCACCACCATCAGGAGCCACAGCAGCAGCCGCCGGGGTTTCAGTGCCAGCTCAGCCAGGCTCCCTGGGGTCAGCCGCTCTGGCTTCAGCAGTGTCTCTGTGTCCCGCTCCAGGGGCAGTGGTGGCCTGGGTGGCCCCTGTGGAGGAGCTGGCTTTGGCAGCCGCAGCCTGTATGGCCTGGGGGGCTCCAAGAGGATCTCCATTGGAGGGGGCAGCTGTGCCATCAGTGGCGGCTATGGCAGCAGAGTTGGAGGCAGCTATGGCTTTGGTGGCGCCGGGAGTGGATTTGGTTTCGGTGGTGGAGCCGGCATTGGCTTTGGTCTGGGTGGTGGAGCCGGCCTTGCTGGTGGCTTTGGGGGCCCTGGCTTCCCTGTGTGCCCCCCTGGAGGCATCCAAGAGGTCACCGTCAACCAGAGTCTCCTGACTCCCCTCAACCTGCAAATCGATCCCACCATCCAGCGGGTGAGGGCTGAGGAGCGTGAGCAGATCAAGACCCTCAACAACAAGTTTGCCTCCTTCATCGACAAG GTGCGGTTCCTGGAGCAGCAGAACAAGGTTCTGGACACCAAGTGGACCCTGCTGCAGGAGCAGGGCACCAAGACCGTGAGGCAGAACCTGGAGCCATTGTTCGAGCAGTACATCAACAACCTCAGGAGGCAGCTGGACAGCATCGTCGGGGAACGGGGCCGCCTGGACTCAGAGCTGAGAAACATGCAGGACCTGGTGGAGGACCTCAAGAACAA ATATGAGGATGAAATCAACAAGCGCACAGCAGCAGAGAATGAATTTGTGACTCTGAAGAAG GACGTGGATGCTGCCTACATGAACAAGGTTGAACTGCAAGCCAAGGCAGACAATCTCACAGATGAGATCAACTTCCTGAGAGCCTTGTATGATGCA GAGCTGTCCCAGATGCAGACCCACATCTCAGACACATCCGTGGTGCTATCCATGGACAACAACCGCAACCTGGACCTGGACAGCATCATCGCCGAGGTCAAGGCCCAATATGAGGAGATTGCTCAGAGGAGCCGGGCTGAGGCTGAGTCCTGGTACCAGACCAAG TATGAGGAGCTGCAGGTCACAGCAGGCAGACATGGGGACGACCTGCGCAACACCAAGCAGGAGATTGCTGAGATCAACCGCATGATCCAGAGACTGAGATCTGAGATCGACCATGTCAAGAAGCAG TGTGCCAACCTGCAGGCCGCCATTGCTGATGCTGAGCAGCGTGGAGAGATGGCACTCAAGGACGCCAAGAACAAGCTGGAAGGGCTGGAGGATGCCCTGCAGAAGGCCAAGCAGGACCTGGCCCGGCTACTGAAGGAGTACCAGGAGCTGATGAATGTGAAGCTGGCCCTGGACGTGGAGATCGCCACCTACCGCAAGCTGCTGGAGGGCGAGGAGTGCAG GCTGAATGGTGAAGGCATTGGACAAGTCAACATCT CTGTGGTACAGTCCACCGTCTCCAGTGGCTATGGCGGTGCCAGCGGTGTCGGCAGTGGCTTAGGCCTGGGTGGAGGCAGCGGCTACTCCTATGGCAGTGGTCTTGGCGTTGGAGGTGGCTTCAGTTCCAGCAGCGGCAGAGCCACTGGGGGTGGCCTCAGCTCTGTTGGAGGCGGCAGTTCCACCATCAAGtacaccaccacctcctcctccagcagGAAGAGCTACAGGCACTGA
- the KRT75 gene encoding keratin, type II cytoskeletal 75 yields MSRQSSITFQSGSRRGFSTTSATTPAAGRSRFSSVSVAHSAVGSGGLGRISSAGASFGSRSLYNLGGAKQVSISGCGSSFRSGFGGRASQGFGVNSGFGYGGGAGGGFSGPSFPVCPAGGIQEVTVNQSLLTPLNLQIDPTIQRVRAEEREQIKTLNNKFASFIDKVRFLEQQNKVLETKWALLQEQGSRTVRQNLEPLFDSYISELRRQLESVTTERGRLEAELRNMQDVVEDFKIRYEDEINKRTAAENEFVALKKDVDAAYMNKVELEAKVKSLPEEINFLHSVFDAELSQLQTQVSDTSVVLSMDNNRNLDLDSIIAEVKAQYEDIANRSRAEAESWYQTKYEELQVTAGRQGDDLRNTKQEISEMNRMIQRLRAEIDSIKKQCSSLQTAIADAEQRGELALKDARAKLVDLEEALQKAKQDMARLLREYQELMNVKLALDVEIATYRKLLEGEECRLSGEGVSPVNISVVTSTLSSGYGSGSSIGGGSLGLGGGSGCSFTTSGGHSLGAGLGGSGFSATGNRGLGGSGSSVKFVSTTSSSRKSYKH; encoded by the exons ATGTCTCGGCAGTCCTCCATCACCTTCCAGTCTGGCAGCCGCAGGGGCTTCAGCACCACCTCGGCCACCACCCCAGCAGCTGGCCGTTCCCGCTTCAGCTCTGTCTCTGTGGCCCACTCTGCAGTGGGGAGTGGGGGCCTGGGAAGGATTAGCAGTGCTGGGGCCAGCTTTGGAAGCCGCAGCCTCTACAACCTGGGGGGTGCCAAGCAGGTCTCCATCAGTGGGTGTGGCAGCAGCTTCCGAAGTGGCTTTGGTGGCAGGGCCAGCCAGGGGTTTGGAGTCAACAGTGGATTTGGCTATGGgggtggagctggaggaggcTTCAGTGGCCCCAGCTTCCCTGTGTGTCCCGCTGGAGGCATCCAAGAGGTCACTGTCAACCAGAGTCTCCTGACTCCTCTCAACCTGCAAATCGACCCCACCATCCAGCGGGTGCGGGCCGAGGAGCGTGAGCAGATCAAGACCCTCAACAACAAGTTCGCCTCCTTCATCGACAAG gTGAGGTTCTTGGAGCAGCAGAACAAGGTCCTGGAGACCAAGTGGGCCCTCCTGCAGGAGCAGGGCTCCAGGACCGTGAGGCAGAACCTAGAGCCCCTCTTTGATTCCTATATCAGTGAGCTCCGACGGCAGCTGGAAAGCGTCACCACTGAGAGGGGCAGGCTTGAAGCCGAACTGAGGAACATGCAGGATGTTGTGGAAGATTTCAAAATCAG GTACGAAGATGAAATTAACAAGCGCACGGCTGCTGAGAATGAATTTGTAGCCCTGAAAAAG GACGTAGATGCTGCCTACATGAACAAGGTGGAGCTGGAAGCCAAGGTCAAATCTCTGCCTGAGGAGATCAACTTCCTCCACTCAGTCTTTGACGCA GAGCTGTCCCAGTTGCAGACCCAGGTCAGTGACACATCCGTGGTGCTGTCCATGGACAACAACCGCAACCTGGACCTGGACAGTATCATCGCCGAGGTCAAAGCACAATACGAGGACATTGCCAACCGCAGCCGGGCCGAGGCTGAGTCCTGGTACCAGACCAAG TACGAGGAGCTGCAGGTCACAGCAGGCAGACAGGGGGATGACCTTCGAAACACCAAACAAGAGATCTCTGAAATGAACCGCATGATCCAGAGGCTGAGAGCTGAGATTGACAGCATCAAGAAGCAG TGCTCCAGCTTGCAAACGGCCATTGCTGATGCAGAACAGCGGGGAGAACTGGCTCTCAAGGATGCACGGGCCAAGCTGGTGGACCTTGAGGAGGCCCTGCAGAAGGCCAAGCAGGACATGGCTCGGCTCCTGCGTGAGTACCAGGAGCTGATGAACGTCAAGCTGGCCCTGGACGTGGAGATCGCCACCTACCGCAAGCTGCTGGAAGGCGAGGAGTGCAG GTTGAGTGGAGAGGGAGTTTCTCCAGTTAACATTT CTGTGGTCACCTCCACTCTATCCAGTGGCTATGGAAGCGGCAGCAGCATTGGAGGTGGAAGCCTGGGCCTCGGTGGGGGCAGCGGCTGCTCCTTCACTACCAGTGGTGGGCATAGCCTGGGTGCAGGCCTGGGAGGTTCTGGATTCAGTGCCACCGGCAACCGGGGCCTAGGGGGCAGTGGTTCTAGCGTCAAGTTTGTCTCCACCACATCCTCCAGCCGGAAGAGCTACAAGCACTAA